A single Nicotiana tabacum cultivar K326 chromosome 5, ASM71507v2, whole genome shotgun sequence DNA region contains:
- the LOC107769153 gene encoding E3 ubiquitin-protein ligase At4g11680 isoform X1 gives MDQEFQRNLISENGGFEQSYFRGLGTPFSWYFSRMASYLNPQNHHQSFDDDGVVSYDDDDASPFCYYGYSRPIVVLDVIWNLAFVCVSCFVLLTTLSERPSTPLRLWIGGYALQCLLHVGFIWIEFQRRSFDDFDAVNFDGVSSFSLFQSSSIMKRLESVNTVISSIWWVFGFYWIVIGGQLLLQDSPRLYWLSVVFLAFDVFFMVFCIVMACVLFFALFCFFPFIATVAYAMRLGDGASENDIETLPKYRYGQSNTSGNLVNVKTGEDHSNVNAKTGEDHFVSQFNSSDSVPELALQPDDSECCICLYKYLDGVELCVLPCNHHFHHGCISKWLRINATCPLCKFNILRAETLV, from the exons ATGGACCAAGAATTTCAAAGAaatttaattagtgaaaatggTGGTTTTGAACAGAGCTATTTTAGAGGTTTAGGTACCCCCTTTTCTTGGTATTTTTCAAGAATGGCCTCATATTTGAACCCACAAAACCACCATCAAAGTTTTGATGATGATGGGGTTGTttcttatgatgatgatgatgcatCACCATTTTGTTATTATGGATACTCAAGACCCATTGTGGTTCTTGATGTAATATGGAACTTGGCATTTGTTTGTGTTTCTTGTTTTGTGCTATTGACCACTTTAAGTGAAAGGCCTTCTACTCCTTTAAGGCTTTGGATTGGTGGCTATGCACTTCAGTGCCTATTGCATGTGGGTTTTATTTGGATTGAGTTTCAAAGaaggagttttgatgattttgatGCTGTCAATTTTGATGGAGTTTCTTCCTTTTCACTGTTTCAAAGCAG CAGCATCATGAAGAGGCTGGAATCAGTTAATACTGTGATTTCATCTATCTGGTGGGTGTTTGGCTTTTACTGGATTGTTATAGGTGGCCAGCTACTTCTGCAAGACTCACCTCGTCTTTACTG GTTATCAGTGGTCTTCCTTGCATTTGATGTGTTCTTTATGGTCTTTTGCATTGTGATGGCATGTGTACTCTTCTTCGcgctcttttgtttctttccatTTATAGCAACAGTTGCATATGCCATGAGACTTGGAGATGGAGCATCTGAAAATGATATCGAGACTCTTCCCAAGTATAGATATGGTCAATCAAATACTTCAGGGAACCTTGTAAATGTGAAGACAGGAGAAGATCACTCAAATGTTAATGCGAAGACAGGAGAAGATCACTTCGTATCACAGTTCAACAGTAGTGATTCTGTACCTGAGCTTGCTCTTCAACCAGATGATTCT GAGTGCTGCATATGCCTCTATAAATATTTGGATGGAGTAGAGCTATGCGTCCTTCCCTGCAATCATCATTTCCACCATGGGTGCATTAGCAAATGGCTAAGGATAAATGCAACCTGCCCACTCTGCAAATTCAATATTCTTAGGGCTGAAACTCTAGTCTGA
- the LOC107769153 gene encoding E3 ubiquitin-protein ligase At4g11680 isoform X2, with the protein MDQEFQRNLISENGGFEQSYFRGLGTPFSWYFSRMASYLNPQNHHQSFDDDGVVSYDDDDASPFCYYGYSRPIVVLDVIWNLAFVCVSCFVLLTTLSERPSTPLRLWIGGYALQCLLHVGFIWIEFQRRSFDDFDAVNFDGVSSFSLFQSSIMKRLESVNTVISSIWWVFGFYWIVIGGQLLLQDSPRLYWLSVVFLAFDVFFMVFCIVMACVLFFALFCFFPFIATVAYAMRLGDGASENDIETLPKYRYGQSNTSGNLVNVKTGEDHSNVNAKTGEDHFVSQFNSSDSVPELALQPDDSECCICLYKYLDGVELCVLPCNHHFHHGCISKWLRINATCPLCKFNILRAETLV; encoded by the exons ATGGACCAAGAATTTCAAAGAaatttaattagtgaaaatggTGGTTTTGAACAGAGCTATTTTAGAGGTTTAGGTACCCCCTTTTCTTGGTATTTTTCAAGAATGGCCTCATATTTGAACCCACAAAACCACCATCAAAGTTTTGATGATGATGGGGTTGTttcttatgatgatgatgatgcatCACCATTTTGTTATTATGGATACTCAAGACCCATTGTGGTTCTTGATGTAATATGGAACTTGGCATTTGTTTGTGTTTCTTGTTTTGTGCTATTGACCACTTTAAGTGAAAGGCCTTCTACTCCTTTAAGGCTTTGGATTGGTGGCTATGCACTTCAGTGCCTATTGCATGTGGGTTTTATTTGGATTGAGTTTCAAAGaaggagttttgatgattttgatGCTGTCAATTTTGATGGAGTTTCTTCCTTTTCACTGTTTCAAAGCAG CATCATGAAGAGGCTGGAATCAGTTAATACTGTGATTTCATCTATCTGGTGGGTGTTTGGCTTTTACTGGATTGTTATAGGTGGCCAGCTACTTCTGCAAGACTCACCTCGTCTTTACTG GTTATCAGTGGTCTTCCTTGCATTTGATGTGTTCTTTATGGTCTTTTGCATTGTGATGGCATGTGTACTCTTCTTCGcgctcttttgtttctttccatTTATAGCAACAGTTGCATATGCCATGAGACTTGGAGATGGAGCATCTGAAAATGATATCGAGACTCTTCCCAAGTATAGATATGGTCAATCAAATACTTCAGGGAACCTTGTAAATGTGAAGACAGGAGAAGATCACTCAAATGTTAATGCGAAGACAGGAGAAGATCACTTCGTATCACAGTTCAACAGTAGTGATTCTGTACCTGAGCTTGCTCTTCAACCAGATGATTCT GAGTGCTGCATATGCCTCTATAAATATTTGGATGGAGTAGAGCTATGCGTCCTTCCCTGCAATCATCATTTCCACCATGGGTGCATTAGCAAATGGCTAAGGATAAATGCAACCTGCCCACTCTGCAAATTCAATATTCTTAGGGCTGAAACTCTAGTCTGA
- the LOC107769153 gene encoding E3 ubiquitin-protein ligase At1g12760 isoform X3, which translates to MDQEFQRNLISENGGFEQSYFRGLGTPFSWYFSRMASYLNPQNHHQSFDDDGVVSYDDDDASPFCYYGYSRPIVVLDVIWNLAFVCVSCFVLLTTLSERPSTPLRLWIGGYALQCLLHVGFIWIEFQRRSFDDFDAVNFDGVSSFSLFQSSSIMKRLESVNTVISSIWWVFGFYWIVIGGQLLLQDSPRLYWLSVVFLAFDVFFMVFCIVMACVLFFALFCFFPFIATVAYAMRLGDGASENDIETLPKYRYGQSNTSGNLVNVKTGEDHSNVNAKTGEDHFVSQFNSSDSVPELALQPDDSSGKSRRTEGPCHIQME; encoded by the exons ATGGACCAAGAATTTCAAAGAaatttaattagtgaaaatggTGGTTTTGAACAGAGCTATTTTAGAGGTTTAGGTACCCCCTTTTCTTGGTATTTTTCAAGAATGGCCTCATATTTGAACCCACAAAACCACCATCAAAGTTTTGATGATGATGGGGTTGTttcttatgatgatgatgatgcatCACCATTTTGTTATTATGGATACTCAAGACCCATTGTGGTTCTTGATGTAATATGGAACTTGGCATTTGTTTGTGTTTCTTGTTTTGTGCTATTGACCACTTTAAGTGAAAGGCCTTCTACTCCTTTAAGGCTTTGGATTGGTGGCTATGCACTTCAGTGCCTATTGCATGTGGGTTTTATTTGGATTGAGTTTCAAAGaaggagttttgatgattttgatGCTGTCAATTTTGATGGAGTTTCTTCCTTTTCACTGTTTCAAAGCAG CAGCATCATGAAGAGGCTGGAATCAGTTAATACTGTGATTTCATCTATCTGGTGGGTGTTTGGCTTTTACTGGATTGTTATAGGTGGCCAGCTACTTCTGCAAGACTCACCTCGTCTTTACTG GTTATCAGTGGTCTTCCTTGCATTTGATGTGTTCTTTATGGTCTTTTGCATTGTGATGGCATGTGTACTCTTCTTCGcgctcttttgtttctttccatTTATAGCAACAGTTGCATATGCCATGAGACTTGGAGATGGAGCATCTGAAAATGATATCGAGACTCTTCCCAAGTATAGATATGGTCAATCAAATACTTCAGGGAACCTTGTAAATGTGAAGACAGGAGAAGATCACTCAAATGTTAATGCGAAGACAGGAGAAGATCACTTCGTATCACAGTTCAACAGTAGTGATTCTGTACCTGAGCTTGCTCTTCAACCAGATGATTCT AGTGGAAAAAGTAGAAGAACGGAGGGTCCGTGTCATATCCAGATGGAGTAG
- the LOC107769153 gene encoding E3 ubiquitin-protein ligase At4g11680 isoform X4, translated as MDQEFQRNLISENGGFEQSYFRGLGTPFSWYFSRMASYLNPQNHHQSFDDDGVVSYDDDDASPFCYYGYSRPIVVLDVIWNLAFVCVSCFVLLTTLSERPSTPLRLWIGGYALQCLLHVGFIWIEFQRRSFDDFDAVNFDGVSSFSLFQSSSIMKRLESVNTVISSIWWVFGFYWIVIGGQLLLQDSPRLYWLSVVFLAFDVFFMVFCIVMACVLFFALFCFFPFIATVAYAMRLGDGASENDIETLPKYRYGQSNTSGNLVNVKTGEDHSNVNAKTGEDHFVSQFNSSDSVPELALQPDDSVRVLHMPL; from the exons ATGGACCAAGAATTTCAAAGAaatttaattagtgaaaatggTGGTTTTGAACAGAGCTATTTTAGAGGTTTAGGTACCCCCTTTTCTTGGTATTTTTCAAGAATGGCCTCATATTTGAACCCACAAAACCACCATCAAAGTTTTGATGATGATGGGGTTGTttcttatgatgatgatgatgcatCACCATTTTGTTATTATGGATACTCAAGACCCATTGTGGTTCTTGATGTAATATGGAACTTGGCATTTGTTTGTGTTTCTTGTTTTGTGCTATTGACCACTTTAAGTGAAAGGCCTTCTACTCCTTTAAGGCTTTGGATTGGTGGCTATGCACTTCAGTGCCTATTGCATGTGGGTTTTATTTGGATTGAGTTTCAAAGaaggagttttgatgattttgatGCTGTCAATTTTGATGGAGTTTCTTCCTTTTCACTGTTTCAAAGCAG CAGCATCATGAAGAGGCTGGAATCAGTTAATACTGTGATTTCATCTATCTGGTGGGTGTTTGGCTTTTACTGGATTGTTATAGGTGGCCAGCTACTTCTGCAAGACTCACCTCGTCTTTACTG GTTATCAGTGGTCTTCCTTGCATTTGATGTGTTCTTTATGGTCTTTTGCATTGTGATGGCATGTGTACTCTTCTTCGcgctcttttgtttctttccatTTATAGCAACAGTTGCATATGCCATGAGACTTGGAGATGGAGCATCTGAAAATGATATCGAGACTCTTCCCAAGTATAGATATGGTCAATCAAATACTTCAGGGAACCTTGTAAATGTGAAGACAGGAGAAGATCACTCAAATGTTAATGCGAAGACAGGAGAAGATCACTTCGTATCACAGTTCAACAGTAGTGATTCTGTACCTGAGCTTGCTCTTCAACCAGATGATTCTGTAA GAGTGCTGCATATGCCTCTATAA
- the LOC107769153 gene encoding E3 ubiquitin-protein ligase At4g11680 isoform X5, with amino-acid sequence MDQEFQRNLISENGGFEQSYFRGLGTPFSWYFSRMASYLNPQNHHQSFDDDGVVSYDDDDASPFCYYGYSRPIVVLDVIWNLAFVCVSCFVLLTTLSERPSTPLRLWIGGYALQCLLHVGFIWIEFQRRSFDDFDAVNFDGVSSFSLFQSSSIMKRLESVNTVISSIWWVFGFYWIVIGGQLLLQDSPRLYWLSVVFLAFDVFFMVFCIVMACVLFFALFCFFPFIATVAYAMRLGDGASENDIETLPKYRYGQSNTSGNLVNVKTGEDHSNVNAKTGEDHFVSQFNSSDSVPELALQPDDSVKWKK; translated from the exons ATGGACCAAGAATTTCAAAGAaatttaattagtgaaaatggTGGTTTTGAACAGAGCTATTTTAGAGGTTTAGGTACCCCCTTTTCTTGGTATTTTTCAAGAATGGCCTCATATTTGAACCCACAAAACCACCATCAAAGTTTTGATGATGATGGGGTTGTttcttatgatgatgatgatgcatCACCATTTTGTTATTATGGATACTCAAGACCCATTGTGGTTCTTGATGTAATATGGAACTTGGCATTTGTTTGTGTTTCTTGTTTTGTGCTATTGACCACTTTAAGTGAAAGGCCTTCTACTCCTTTAAGGCTTTGGATTGGTGGCTATGCACTTCAGTGCCTATTGCATGTGGGTTTTATTTGGATTGAGTTTCAAAGaaggagttttgatgattttgatGCTGTCAATTTTGATGGAGTTTCTTCCTTTTCACTGTTTCAAAGCAG CAGCATCATGAAGAGGCTGGAATCAGTTAATACTGTGATTTCATCTATCTGGTGGGTGTTTGGCTTTTACTGGATTGTTATAGGTGGCCAGCTACTTCTGCAAGACTCACCTCGTCTTTACTG GTTATCAGTGGTCTTCCTTGCATTTGATGTGTTCTTTATGGTCTTTTGCATTGTGATGGCATGTGTACTCTTCTTCGcgctcttttgtttctttccatTTATAGCAACAGTTGCATATGCCATGAGACTTGGAGATGGAGCATCTGAAAATGATATCGAGACTCTTCCCAAGTATAGATATGGTCAATCAAATACTTCAGGGAACCTTGTAAATGTGAAGACAGGAGAAGATCACTCAAATGTTAATGCGAAGACAGGAGAAGATCACTTCGTATCACAGTTCAACAGTAGTGATTCTGTACCTGAGCTTGCTCTTCAACCAGATGATTCTGTAA AGTGGAAAAAGTAG
- the LOC107769153 gene encoding E3 ubiquitin-protein ligase At4g11680 isoform X7, which translates to MDQEFQRNLISENGGFEQSYFRGLGTPFSWYFSRMASYLNPQNHHQSFDDDGVVSYDDDDASPFCYYGYSRPIVVLDVIWNLAFVCVSCFVLLTTLSERPSTPLRLWIGGYALQCLLHVGFIWIEFQRRSFDDFDAVNFDGVSSFSLFQSSIMKRLESVNTVISSIWWVFGFYWIVIGGQLLLQDSPRLYWLSVVFLAFDVFFMVFCIVMACVLFFALFCFFPFIATVAYAMRLGDGASENDIETLPKYRYGQSNTSGNLVNVKTGEDHSNVNAKTGEDHFVSQFNSSDSVPELALQPDDSVKWKK; encoded by the exons ATGGACCAAGAATTTCAAAGAaatttaattagtgaaaatggTGGTTTTGAACAGAGCTATTTTAGAGGTTTAGGTACCCCCTTTTCTTGGTATTTTTCAAGAATGGCCTCATATTTGAACCCACAAAACCACCATCAAAGTTTTGATGATGATGGGGTTGTttcttatgatgatgatgatgcatCACCATTTTGTTATTATGGATACTCAAGACCCATTGTGGTTCTTGATGTAATATGGAACTTGGCATTTGTTTGTGTTTCTTGTTTTGTGCTATTGACCACTTTAAGTGAAAGGCCTTCTACTCCTTTAAGGCTTTGGATTGGTGGCTATGCACTTCAGTGCCTATTGCATGTGGGTTTTATTTGGATTGAGTTTCAAAGaaggagttttgatgattttgatGCTGTCAATTTTGATGGAGTTTCTTCCTTTTCACTGTTTCAAAGCAG CATCATGAAGAGGCTGGAATCAGTTAATACTGTGATTTCATCTATCTGGTGGGTGTTTGGCTTTTACTGGATTGTTATAGGTGGCCAGCTACTTCTGCAAGACTCACCTCGTCTTTACTG GTTATCAGTGGTCTTCCTTGCATTTGATGTGTTCTTTATGGTCTTTTGCATTGTGATGGCATGTGTACTCTTCTTCGcgctcttttgtttctttccatTTATAGCAACAGTTGCATATGCCATGAGACTTGGAGATGGAGCATCTGAAAATGATATCGAGACTCTTCCCAAGTATAGATATGGTCAATCAAATACTTCAGGGAACCTTGTAAATGTGAAGACAGGAGAAGATCACTCAAATGTTAATGCGAAGACAGGAGAAGATCACTTCGTATCACAGTTCAACAGTAGTGATTCTGTACCTGAGCTTGCTCTTCAACCAGATGATTCTGTAA AGTGGAAAAAGTAG
- the LOC107769153 gene encoding E3 ubiquitin-protein ligase At4g11680 isoform X6, protein MDQEFQRNLISENGGFEQSYFRGLGTPFSWYFSRMASYLNPQNHHQSFDDDGVVSYDDDDASPFCYYGYSRPIVVLDVIWNLAFVCVSCFVLLTTLSERPSTPLRLWIGGYALQCLLHVGFIWIEFQRRSFDDFDAVNFDGVSSFSLFQSSIMKRLESVNTVISSIWWVFGFYWIVIGGQLLLQDSPRLYWLSVVFLAFDVFFMVFCIVMACVLFFALFCFFPFIATVAYAMRLGDGASENDIETLPKYRYGQSNTSGNLVNVKTGEDHSNVNAKTGEDHFVSQFNSSDSVPELALQPDDSVRVLHMPL, encoded by the exons ATGGACCAAGAATTTCAAAGAaatttaattagtgaaaatggTGGTTTTGAACAGAGCTATTTTAGAGGTTTAGGTACCCCCTTTTCTTGGTATTTTTCAAGAATGGCCTCATATTTGAACCCACAAAACCACCATCAAAGTTTTGATGATGATGGGGTTGTttcttatgatgatgatgatgcatCACCATTTTGTTATTATGGATACTCAAGACCCATTGTGGTTCTTGATGTAATATGGAACTTGGCATTTGTTTGTGTTTCTTGTTTTGTGCTATTGACCACTTTAAGTGAAAGGCCTTCTACTCCTTTAAGGCTTTGGATTGGTGGCTATGCACTTCAGTGCCTATTGCATGTGGGTTTTATTTGGATTGAGTTTCAAAGaaggagttttgatgattttgatGCTGTCAATTTTGATGGAGTTTCTTCCTTTTCACTGTTTCAAAGCAG CATCATGAAGAGGCTGGAATCAGTTAATACTGTGATTTCATCTATCTGGTGGGTGTTTGGCTTTTACTGGATTGTTATAGGTGGCCAGCTACTTCTGCAAGACTCACCTCGTCTTTACTG GTTATCAGTGGTCTTCCTTGCATTTGATGTGTTCTTTATGGTCTTTTGCATTGTGATGGCATGTGTACTCTTCTTCGcgctcttttgtttctttccatTTATAGCAACAGTTGCATATGCCATGAGACTTGGAGATGGAGCATCTGAAAATGATATCGAGACTCTTCCCAAGTATAGATATGGTCAATCAAATACTTCAGGGAACCTTGTAAATGTGAAGACAGGAGAAGATCACTCAAATGTTAATGCGAAGACAGGAGAAGATCACTTCGTATCACAGTTCAACAGTAGTGATTCTGTACCTGAGCTTGCTCTTCAACCAGATGATTCTGTAA GAGTGCTGCATATGCCTCTATAA